From Candidatus Saccharimonadales bacterium, a single genomic window includes:
- a CDS encoding transglycosylase domain-containing protein encodes MKKPVPKHWPFLQKASRHWQYFRPRNRKTNGVRVYSNLSNRDVRSRRKAEYLASLPKNPVMRFIYRLHPKRLYHYWFSRQGAIMFLKLCGIGFILLTVLIISLFAVYRKDLDQLNPNDLSNLVNNSATTYWDRSGKVLLYSDNASVDKTIVASNQITPYMKEATVSIEDKNFYKEGAISIPGLIRAVLAHLVGGSGGGSTITEQLVKNVFLTDNATITYKIKEIILAEEASRLYSKDQILTMYLNEAPYGGDRVGVQAAAQAYFGTTADHLSLAQAAMLASIPQLPTAFDPQSQYFDKEGLVSREQTTLQKMAQQGYITWAQEKAAAQVNVVAEVLPPTTNTQNIIAPAFVFNVQHQLEQQYGTKLVTQGGLKVITTLDVSMQNLADKLMAQDIHYDEAQGGNNMAMVAEDNQTGQVLAYEGSRDYNYPGYGAFDAATAMLEPGSSVKIFDYGQLFKQRPGTNYAPGSVLSDEPINIAGYSPKDFDDRYRGNIDIRSALDESRNIPAVKAAYISGMSNVATLAHQMGDLAFCDSYCGLSAAIGGYPLELVQHTNAYATLARQGLYIPQDYLIEIKGSNGDPIYQWKQPTGTQVISNQIEYELTNILNDAKAREPTFGSPIPNRSLTDGQVGFNPPGIKIAVKTGTTDDDKDGWMMGYSTVMTLGVWVGNANGTPMVDPYTGQGAVTHLQTGPFFGDFFQQSEPFMYGYGWKGANDWFTAPSGIHSTTVDGNYDLVPSWWGQIQSATNGSPTTITMDEVSKRKATSCTPPLAQQQITVYEVTDPITHQTVYNGVPAGYDINDSDNVHNCSDTLPQVSTPTADTSAGTISFVITQGTFPLQSFQVQVNGQTVATQNISSGGQETISYAFTNPGSTATISVSVTDTGLYQATSQQTVNVINGQGGGGGQGGGHGH; translated from the coding sequence GTATTGGCTTCATTCTCCTGACGGTTCTGATCATCAGCCTCTTTGCCGTCTACCGCAAAGACCTCGATCAGCTGAACCCAAACGATCTCTCTAATCTCGTCAACAACTCAGCCACTACGTACTGGGACAGAAGCGGCAAAGTTCTTTTATATAGTGATAACGCCAGTGTCGATAAGACGATAGTGGCTTCCAATCAGATTACCCCCTACATGAAGGAAGCGACGGTCTCTATTGAAGATAAGAACTTCTACAAAGAAGGTGCCATCAGTATCCCTGGTCTTATTCGAGCCGTTCTGGCCCACTTGGTTGGAGGTAGCGGGGGTGGCTCAACCATCACTGAACAGCTTGTTAAGAACGTCTTTCTGACAGACAACGCCACTATCACTTATAAGATTAAGGAGATTATCCTAGCCGAGGAAGCCAGTCGTCTCTACTCGAAAGATCAGATCCTAACGATGTATCTTAACGAGGCACCGTATGGTGGTGATCGCGTCGGCGTTCAGGCTGCTGCCCAGGCCTACTTTGGCACTACTGCTGATCATCTCAGTCTTGCACAAGCCGCAATGCTAGCCTCTATCCCCCAGCTACCGACAGCCTTTGATCCTCAGAGCCAGTACTTTGACAAGGAAGGGCTTGTTTCGAGAGAACAGACCACTCTCCAAAAGATGGCTCAACAGGGCTACATTACTTGGGCTCAGGAGAAAGCCGCAGCTCAGGTCAATGTTGTCGCCGAAGTTCTACCTCCGACAACCAATACCCAAAATATCATTGCGCCGGCCTTTGTCTTTAATGTTCAACATCAGCTTGAGCAGCAGTATGGCACTAAGCTAGTCACCCAAGGTGGGCTAAAGGTCATTACTACGCTCGACGTCAGTATGCAGAACCTCGCAGATAAATTGATGGCCCAAGACATCCATTATGATGAGGCTCAAGGTGGTAATAACATGGCTATGGTGGCAGAAGACAACCAGACTGGGCAGGTACTTGCCTACGAAGGTAGTCGTGACTACAACTATCCAGGTTATGGCGCCTTTGACGCTGCAACGGCCATGCTGGAGCCGGGTTCGAGTGTTAAGATCTTCGACTACGGCCAGCTCTTTAAACAGCGTCCTGGCACCAACTATGCGCCGGGCAGTGTTCTCTCTGACGAACCGATCAACATTGCTGGGTACTCGCCGAAAGACTTCGATGACAGATATCGTGGTAACATCGACATACGTAGTGCTCTCGACGAATCTCGTAACATCCCGGCTGTAAAAGCGGCCTACATCTCTGGAATGTCCAATGTCGCAACCTTAGCTCATCAGATGGGTGACCTTGCCTTCTGTGATAGCTACTGCGGTCTCTCAGCGGCCATCGGCGGCTACCCGCTCGAACTGGTCCAACACACCAACGCCTATGCTACACTCGCCAGGCAGGGCCTTTACATCCCGCAGGACTACCTTATCGAGATTAAAGGCTCGAATGGCGACCCGATCTATCAATGGAAGCAGCCAACTGGCACTCAGGTTATCAGTAACCAGATTGAATATGAATTAACTAACATCTTGAACGACGCGAAAGCTCGTGAACCAACCTTCGGGTCGCCTATACCGAATCGTTCGCTGACTGATGGCCAGGTCGGTTTCAATCCGCCAGGCATAAAGATTGCCGTTAAAACAGGTACGACAGACGATGATAAAGACGGTTGGATGATGGGTTATAGCACGGTCATGACTCTTGGTGTCTGGGTTGGTAATGCAAACGGTACCCCAATGGTAGATCCATATACCGGTCAAGGTGCCGTCACTCACCTTCAGACTGGTCCATTCTTCGGTGACTTCTTCCAGCAAAGTGAGCCATTTATGTATGGTTACGGCTGGAAAGGGGCTAATGACTGGTTTACAGCACCATCAGGTATCCATTCAACAACTGTTGATGGCAACTATGATCTCGTTCCTTCTTGGTGGGGCCAGATTCAAAGCGCCACCAATGGGTCTCCGACGACCATCACCATGGATGAGGTCTCCAAGCGCAAAGCAACCAGTTGTACGCCACCACTTGCCCAGCAGCAGATCACCGTCTACGAAGTAACCGACCCGATTACACACCAGACAGTCTACAATGGTGTCCCAGCTGGTTACGACATCAATGATTCGGATAACGTCCACAACTGTAGTGATACGCTTCCACAAGTTAGTACCCCAACGGCAGACACGTCTGCGGGCACAATCTCGTTTGTCATAACCCAAGGTACATTCCCGCTACAATCTTTCCAGGTTCAGGTTAACGGTCAGACTGTAGCCACTCAGAACATCTCATCGGGTGGTCAGGAGACAATCAGCTACGCGTTTACTAATCCTGGTTCAACTGCTACGATCTCTGTCTCAGTTACCGATACTGGCCTCTACCAGGCTACCAGCCAACAGACTGTCAATGTCATCAACGGCCAAGGTGGTGGCGGTGGTCAGGGTGGCGGCCACGGCCACTAG